The stretch of DNA TTTCGCCGGGGCGCTCGCTATAGGCTTTGCAGCCGGCTTGGCCGCGACCGGCTTGGCGATCGGCTTTGCCGCCACCGGCTTGGGCTTGGCCGGCTTCTTGTCATTTGCCTTCACCGGCGATGGGCGTGACTTCAGGCCGAGGCGGTGCGCCTTGCCGATCACCGCATTGCGGCTGACCCCACCGAGTTCATCGGCGATCTGGCTGGCGGTAGAGCCGCTCTCCCACATCTTCTTGAGTGTTGCGATCCGTTCGTCGGTCCAGCTCATTCGCGAATCCTGTATCCTTCTGCCCGCCCGGCGCTTGCCAAGATGGGGTGCTTGGCCCTAGGCGCGCAGCCATGGCCGATCAAGTCCAACCCATGCCTTCCGCGTCAGGGCAGCCCGATGCCCCGCTAGTCGAGGGAGATGCCGGAAGTAAGGGTCGTTTTCCCGAACGCGGCAAGCCGGTAATCACCGGGATCAACCGCGTGGGATTATGGAGCCTCTATATTAAGGAGGTCCGGCGGTTTCTCAAGGTCCAGACGCAGACAATATGGGCCCCGGCGGTCACCACGCTGCTCTTTCTGGTGATCTTCTCGGTCGCATTGGGTCGCGGCGGGCGCGAAGTCCTTGGCGTGAACTTCCCGACCTTTGTCGCACCGGGCCTGATCGCGATGGCGATGATGCAGAATTCCTTCGCGAACTCGTCGTTCTCGCTGCTCTCGGGCAAGATCCAGGGCACGATTATCGACCTGCTCATGCCGCCGCTGTCCGAAGGCGAGCTGATGACCGGCATTGTCGCCGCAGCGGTGACGCGCGCGGTAGCCGTCGGATGCACGGTCGCCCTGGCGATGTTGCTCTATCCCGGCGTAAACCTGGCGATGGCGCATGCCTGGGCGGTGATATGGTTCGGCCTGATGGGAGCCGCCATGCTGGCGCTGCTGGGCCTCATGGCCTCGATCTGGGCGGAGAAATTCGACCACAATGCCGCCGTGACCAACTTCGTGGTTGCCCCACTGTCGATGCTTTCGGGCACATTTTACGTGATCGAGAACTTGCATGGCGTGTTCCAGGCGATCAGCCGCGCCAACCCGTTCTTCTATGTCATCTCGGGTTTTCGCTATGGCTTCCTCGGCCAGAGCGACATCGGCGATGCCGCGCATGTGGCAGCTGCGGCGCTGGGCCTGCTGGCGTTCAACGGCCTCCTGGCGCTGATCGCCTACCGGCTGCTGAAATCGGGCTGGAAGATCAAGAACTGACACGCGCCGCTGGCGGCGCGTCGTTTCAATGCGTCAGGCTGCGGCGCATGCGGTAGCGCCCATTCTCGAACTGCTGGAAATAGACGTGCACGTCAGGGTGCTCGACCGGTCCGCCGCGTGAATCGTTGATCAGGTTCTGCTGGCTGACATAGGCGACGTAGCTGCTGTCGTCGCTCTCGGCGAGCAGGTGATAGAACGGCTGGTCGCGGTCCGGCCGGATATCCTCCGGGATCGCCGCGTACCATTCTTCGGAATTGGCGAAGACCGGGTCGATATCGAAGATCACGCCGCGGAAGTCAAAAACCCGGTGCCTGACCACGTCACCTATTGCGAAGCGGGTTTGCAGGCGACGGGGGGCATCTATCGTGCGACCCGCCTGGGCGGAGAAAAACTGAGCGCGTTCCATCTTTCACGACAATATGGTGCGCTGCGGCAAGGAAACAAGCTGCACGGTAGGGCCATCCCCCGATTTCGCATGCAAAGGGGCTTGGCAAGGGAAGGGGGCTCGGCTAATCGGCGCGCCTCGCTTCGACCTGGGCCACGCGCCCGCAAGCGCACCCGAAATGCGGAGAGGTGGCAGAGTGGTCGAATGCGCCGCACTCGAAATGCGGTATACGGGCAACCGTATCGAGGGTTCGAATCCCTCCCTCTCCGCCACGCACCCGGTATTATGGCGCAATTGCACCAACATCGATCCGGCTCGAAACTCACCTACTACAAGCGGTTCGAAAACAGCCCTTTGCTTCAAATGCAACAGCGTTTTGTGGATGGCGTAAGATGGGTTAGATGTCCGCCATGACGAAGCCTGAAACATTCAGAATCAGTTCTCACCTCAAAGACATAATTGGCCGCGATCTGGTCACTAACGAGTTCGTTGCAATCTTTGAGCTTGTCAAAAATTCCATTGATGCTGGGGCAACGACGGTCGATATCGAATTTGACCCGGATGAGGACTCAATTGCCCTAATCGACAATGGGCGTGGGATGTCGGCGGATGACATCCGCGATAAATGGCTTTTTGTAGCCTATTCTGAGAAGGCGCTCGCATCGCCCGACAACTACCGCGACAAGATCAAGCCTGCCGGACAGTTTGCTGGAAGCAAGGGGATCGGTCGTTTTGCGTGCGACACACTTGGAGAGAAGCTTGAGCTGTATAGTCGAGCTACAAAGAGTGGCGACATATCAAAGCTCGATGTGGACTGGACCAAATTCGAGAAGGATAGCACTGACGAGTTTCAGCGAATACGTGTTTCTCTAGGGGTGGTAGACGAGTTCCCTGAGACTTTCGTTGATGATCCGATAACCGGACGCGGAACAATGCTGGTCATAAAAAAGACCCGGCAGACATGGGATCAGGACGCGATTGTTCGTCTAAGGCGTGATCTTGCGAAGCTCATCGACCCATTTGGCACAAGCAAAGATGTCACGGTTTCAACCTGGCTGTTGGATGGCTCCAATGATCTTATTGATGGGGTTGATGGACCGGTTGGGAATGAAATTGCGGACTTGCTCCGTGATAAGACCAGTCGAGTTGAAGTGGCGATTGCAAATGAAGTGATACACACAACCCTGTTCGACCGAGGCCGGAAAATCTATGAGATTCAGGAGCCTTCGAGTTACCCTGAACTCGCTGATTGCGAAGTAACCGGGCAGATATTTTTCCTGAACCGCTCCGCGAAACACACTTTCACCTCTCGGATGGGTGTACGACCGGTCGAGTTCGGCAGTGTGTTTCTGTTTTTGAACGGCTTTCGGATTTCACCTATTGGAGATGAAACCGACGACACATTGGGTCTAAGCCGCCGAAAGCAACAGGGCCAATCTCGGTATTTAGGCACCCGCGACGTAATTGGCCGCGTAGACGTGGCGGCTGCGCCAAAAATGTTCCGTGAGGTCTCAAGCCGAGACGCTGGGCTTGTCGAGGATGCGCGTAGTCGGGCGTTGTTCGAGGCAATCCGTAAGCACATGATATTCCGTCTGGAACGCTACGTGGTTGGCGTGAATTGGCAGGATAAGCCGGATCAAGATCGGGATACACCGGAAGGATTGGAAACTGACCGGGCACGTGAACGTGTGCTCGGGATCGTTGGCGCCTTAGCAAAGTCAAAAAAGATCGACATACTATATTATGATCAGGAGCTGGTTCGCGTTTCTGACGATCCCGACCAAATCACAGACAACGCTCTACAGGCGATGTCTGCTGTTGCGGAAAGTCGGGGCGACAATTCTTTGCTGGGTCAAATTGAGGATGCTCGCAAACGCATTGAAGAGTTAAAGGCGGCACGCGATGAAGCGCGCGAAACCGCACGGCATGAAATTGAAAAGCGTGCTCAATCAGACGCGCGTATTGCAGCACTTGAAAAGCAGGCCGCATTCCTCGGTAGCAGCAAAGACGTGGACGTTGAACGTGTTCAGCTCCTTATGCATCAGGCAGCAATTCATTTGGGGCACATTCGATCTGCAATTGCGAACGCAGCGCACGAGGCTCGCGGTGTAATTTCTTCTGCGACTTTGCCCGAAGGCATCGATGAATTGGACGATGTCGAGGATTTGCTGGCGACTATACGCCAATCCGCTCGCCGGATTTCTGCATCGATCGCAGGAGCAAGCCTTTCCGGAGATCGATTGAGAACAGTCCTATCGTTTGCGCCAAACATTCGCGTGGACTTGGAGACAGATAAGGTCACCGGAGATTTGGTTCGTTTCCTCACCGAGTATTTCGATGTTCGCTTGGATGGCATACCAGATATGCCAATCGCCACATTTGAGGCATCTGACGCAGAGTTGGAGCGAGAGTTTTCTCCTGTCGATATGGCTGTTTTGATTGACAATTTGCTGGACAATGCCCGTAAAGCCAAAGCGTCGAAGATCGATTTCTCCGCTTCGATGAAAGGCAAAAATTCACTCGGCATCAAAGTCACTGACGACGGCCTTGGCATTAATGGACGGAAAGTTGATCCTTCGATGTTGTTTGAGCGCGGGTATAGCGGGTCTCCGAACGGAACTGGGCTGGGCCTCTATAGTGTGCGACAGATTCTTGAGGGCATGGGTGGCTCAATAGAAATGATCGGTGATGGCTCTCGTGCTGATTTTGAGATTGTGATTCCCGGAGGGCAATAGATGAATTTGGATATCGGCATCCTCTGGATCGAGGATTCCTTCAGTGCGGATGAAGAGGCCTCTCTCAGGCGTAGAGTAGAAGAGGCCGGTTTTATCGCACGTATCGACACCATGCCCAATGGCGAGGGAATTGAAGAGCGGGCTCGAAAGCATCAGCTCTACCATGTCTACGACATCATCCTTCTCGACTACCGATTGCAGAATGAGAATGGCGACGACCTTGCTCCAAAAGTCCGCCAGCTATTCCCTGCGACGTCAATACTATTCTATTCGGGAAGCGAGGACGAATCGACGCTTCGCCAGCTTATCGCTGCCAATGCAGTTGAGGGGGTCTTTTGCAGCGCGAGACAGGGGGGGCGATTCATTGAGCGCGCTGGTTCCCTGATCGATCAAACCGCCCGCTCACTTGATCGGTTGTCGGGAATGCGTGGACTTGCGATGAAAGTAGTCGCCGAATGCGATGATCACATGAAGCGTGCGGTCCTGTCCATGACCGCGCGAGACGAAAAATGCGCAGCGAAAATGGCCGACTTAGACAACGACGTCAGTAAGGATCTGGACGGAGTCAAGGACGCCTATCAAGCCGCCAGTGATCTGGATGAGCGCATGAAGACACGCGCAGTAGACAGCATGAAGTTGTTCAAACATTTCCGCCGACTCACTCAGGTAGTCGCGGGGAGCCCGCAGAGCTTTGGTTTGGATTTAGAAGCGGTAGATGAGCTTCGCGAATTGCGAACTGCGACAAAAGACTACGGCACGCACGTGCTCGGCAAGCGCAATGTCCTCGGTCACGTAGTCGAGGTGGAGGGAGATGCTGGATGGGAATTAAGCGGGAGTGATACGATCGCCATTGGCGACTTCCCTGAAATCCGTCAGGCGTTTGCTTCGCACATTAAGGCTGTCCGCCGGATGACCGAACTCGTCACGTTGCTGGATACTCAGTAGGCCCATTAGAGTTTCGCCAAGGGCCTCTGCCAAAAGTGGCGGCACGGCGTTCCCCACTTGCGTGTATTTTGGGCAAGCATCGCGACGGCGACTCCCGCCAGTCGTGTATGGTCCTTTGAATGAAAACCAGTCGGGAAATGACTGCAATCTCGCGTGTTCCCGCACCGTCATGGCGCGCGGCTGCGCATAATGAATGAAGTCATCTGGCAGGGTGCTAATTGTGGGAGCAGGTCCGAGCGGGTCCAGCGGCGTGGTTGAGCGCTTTCTGATGCCGAGGCGCGCCCTGTCATCGGGACGCAAACAAACGCCTCGTTCACAGCTCTTGAGTATCTGTCGCATACGGTCGGTTGTTGTCGCCGAATGTCGGGGTAGCCGCATATCAGTCGGCCGGTTTGAGCTACCTGCTCGCATAAGCAACTGGAAGGGCGATTTCGGCTTTGTTGCTCGTTGCAGAGCCTTGAAGCCCAGGTGTCCCCAATCACTATCGAGACTAGGTGTGTAACCAGTTTCATCTAGGTCAGAAAGTGCATCTTGCGTGGTGGTGCCGTCCGACGAAAGTCCGCGTTCACGCAGAAACGCTTTGCGGGCAACTCGCAGTCTTTGAAGTGGATCAACTCCCGGTATTGATCTCTTAAGAGCGGCAATGAGCACGAAGCGCGGCCTGCGTTGAGGGACACCCCAATCTGCAGCCCGAATAATTTCACTCCATGTATCGTAGCCAAGAGCTTCAAGCTCGCTTTCGACATATTCGGAATATGTGGCGCCAGTGCGATGCTTCATTGAGCGGAAGCCGACCACGTTCTCAAGCAGGACAAGGCGCGGGCGAATTGTCTTCACATAGTCGAGATAGACTTCGACCATTCGACTGCGGGGATCGTCAGGCCGACGCAGGCCATTCATGCTGAATCCTTGGCACGGTGGTCCTCCGGCGATTAGGTCAATCTTGCCCCTGAGATCCGCCAACTGGTCAGGATGTTGGTCGAGAAGCTTTTCCGCATGCCATGCGCGCTTTTCGAGCCAGCTTGGCCAAACTTCATCGAGTTCGGTGCCTTCAATAAGGTTGGAGCTGTATGTTTGAAAGGCGTCGTCATGGGCCTCGACCGCGAACTGAGGCGAAAAACCGGCGTTGCTTAGGCCAAGGGAAAGTCCCCCACATCCTGCAAACAAGTCAATTAGTGTCGCCGCCATAGCAATCCCATTCCATGCGGATAGTGCAATGTCCAGGGAAATGGGTTTGTCAAGCAACGGGTTCAGGACCACGCATCGAAAATGACTGACTCCCCGAGCCGGCAAATCGACCGAAAGGAGTGAACCTCTCACTCTTGAGGCTAACCTCACATCGCTCCGATCCCCCCGAACTCTGGTTCTTCAAACGTTCGAAAGGGGCTGCGCGGACTGGAGCGATTTCGTATGAGACGGGCCTACGGCACCTCTAAGGCACACGAAACTCGTGAGGCTGCTATCATCACCTTCGGCTGACAACCGCATTCATCAGCATCCACTACATGCCCGACGACAAAACGAGATCGGCTAGCAAGATCGGCAAGTTCGTCGATACTTGAGCAGTCAAGCTCCACCGTGAGTGGTTCACGATTGCCTTGAGCATGCAGTTGAAAAAGCTTCATCAGGCCGCATCCTTCCTGCGTTGCCAGTAACCCTTCCAAAGTCGAGATACAGGATACCTGCCTGCCAACGTCAGGACTTGCGCATACTTTTCGCCGTTGGAATTGCGACGGTGGTCCTCTCTCCAGCAGGCATCATTTGCGTAGTAGAGTGTATAAGGACCAGCGATCTTGTGATGAGTGCCAAGTTCGAAGCGCCTTAAACGTGAAAAGAACGACTCAGCGTGGTTGGTACTGATCCAACCATCGGCATACTGCTTCGAATGGTTGACCCTGAAGGCTTGATAGCGAGCCGCAATTTTCGCCGAACCGGAAAAACTATCTGAGATGACCATCGCATCCTCTTCAAGGATGTCAGGGAGCATGTCTGGCATTCTGCTCTCGTGGTTCACGAGCACGCAACGCGAGCGGCCATGCCTCTCCCGCAGAACCATAACGACCCTTTGCTTCTCCTTATTTCGATTAAGTCTCCGCCGATTTCGCTTCGAAGGGTTATCTTTTCCCGGCTTGACGTATCCACCGCAGTGGAGAGCGTCGATCTCAACCTCTCCCCCCAAGCGAAAGCTCGATTGATAGGCCGTGAGCACCTCGCGAAGCTTGTGAGCGATGACGAACGCAGTTTTGTACGAGACTTCGATCAGATGACTGATGCGGATCGCGCTAATTCCCTTGGGCTCGTTTACGAAATGCGCGATTACGAGGAGGATGTCTCGATATGGAAGTTTCCGGTCCTGAAATATCGTGCCTGAAGTGGCTGAGAATGTGTTGGCGCAAGCCGTGTCGGCACACTTCCAACGACGACGAGTGCTAATCTTGTAAAGGTGGGTGCCTCCGCAATTGGGGCAAAACGGCTCGCCGCTGTTCTCCGCAAAGCGCAGCGCGACGAATTCGGCGTAGGCCTCTTCGTCTGAAAGGCAATGAATGCGCTTAAAACTAAGCGTTCTTGCCTTTGGCGAGAGTAAAAAATGCTGCGAAATTTCCTCCTTTGCGAAATCGCAGCGGAAGAAGAGTGCAGATTTTCATCGTGGATCAACACGAATCTTTTTTCTCAGATCACTCTTAGGTAATCTGGCAAAACTTTCTTTTTTTCTCAGATCATTTTCAACACAAAATATCGCTTATGAGCCAATCACTCGCCACTCTTTCGCAAAGTCACCCCGCGATTCGACCAAGTCGCCTTCGTATTTTTTGAAGTAGGTGCCGATTGAATTTGTGACCTTTTCGAGAGTCACTTGATCGTCGGGGTCATGATCAATGTGTTCCAGCATGAGCTTGGCGACTTCACGTGGGCGCAACCAGTCACCCGCTTCGCGCAGCTTTGTTAATGCCAACTGGCCCTGTTCCCCCGAGCGAAACGGGCTTGACCATGCTCCTGCGCGCATTGGCTTAATGTGGTCACCCGACCACCCGGGGTGATCAAATCGCAAGATTGTTTCGGCAGCTTTGATAATGGCCGAGTGGTTCCGCAAACTCTCGCGGAGCGGGATAAGGCGACGCAAGCCTTCTCGTATCTCGGAAATTTCTTTCTCGGCGGCTTTGACTTCGCCCTTGGCAAAAGCGATCTTCCTCTCAAGGCCATGCTTCAGATTAGACTTTCCCATGGCGAGAAATTTACTGCGAACAGACGCTTAAGTCTTGGTGCAATTGCGCCATAATACCGCACGCACCCCCAGTACTTGTCTCTGCTTGCAGAGACCCTTCGCGGGTCATTGATGTCCGATGCTTTGGGAGTTCAGACGCTTACATCGGCCATAAAAGCGGCTTGACCTTGTCACTGTGTCAGGTCGGATAGGCTTGAATCACTCGGTTGGGAACACCCCTCGAGGATGCTGCGGTGCGTCCGCAGCATGGCAACACCTTGGAGTGATTCATGAACAAGCATTCTCTGGTCGGCGCTGCTGCGCTGGCGATTTTTTTGGACCGGTTCGGCGCATGCCGAGGACTTCACCGGCCCCCGCATAGAGGCACGCGCCGGATGGGACCGTGCAAGCCCGGGCGACAAGCAGTCATCGGTCGACGGCATTTCTTACGGTATTGCAGCGGGTTACGACATCGCTTTGACCGACAGCCTGATTGCAGGCTTGGAAGCCGGGGTCGACCTGTTCAACAATGACACGAGCTGGGTGTCGGGAACGACAGCCTTCGAGTCATCCGCAAAACGCGACATCGAGTTTGCAGGGCGCATCGGCACCGGGCTGGGCGAGAACTTCCTCGTTTACGCCAAGGCTGGCTATTCCAATGCCCGCTTTGAAGAAACGATGACGGTTGGCGGTACGACCGGCAATAGCCGAACCGAGCTCTCCACGAACCTCGATGGTATCCGGGTCGGTGCCGGCCTGGAGACGAAGCTCGACGACGGCATCTATGCGAAGACAGAGTATCGTTACACCAACTATGAGCAGGGCGTTTCCCGTCACCAGGTGGTGGCGGCTATCGGCTTGCGCTTCTGAGATCGAGCAATCCCCAAAATAGGGCGCGAGCGGCGGGCTGCCGCTCGCGTTCCTTTATTTGGATCAGGTGCGACGTGCTTGGTTGCCGGGTGTGGGGTTGGCATGGCAGCACCACTTGCGGCTCGAACGATTGAATCGCGAGTTGGCTAGAACGCCAGCCCCTGCCCAGAGGTTGGCGGAGAGTCCGCATTGCCGCCTAATCCGCTCACCATTCACGAATGTCAGAAATTTCGGGCGGCTTCGTCGACAGTCTTTTGAGCTGCCTTTCGTGCAATAGCCCGCAATGGCCACGCCTCGTAGTGTCGCAGGGACCGGCGCAATGCCTGCTCCAGCTCGGCGCGCGTATAGAGCTTGCCTCTGACGACTACCGCCTCGAGGCTGTCCAGCGCGTCGAGCGACTTTGTCGGATCCTGCGCGAAGATCAACAGATCGGCCTGTGAGCCCTGCGCAATACGGCCCGCCTCGTTGCCAAGCGACGCGCCGGCAACATTCGTGGCGTAGGCCAGCACTTGCTCTGGCGTGATACCAGCCTGTTCGAACAGGCGCATCTCGCGCCAGAACGACCAGCCCGGGGCGGTAAAGGGCTGGCCTGCATCGGTTCCGATGTGGAGGGTTGCCCCTTTGTCCGACAGGCGCTTTACCAAGCGCTGCTTGAGCACAAGCGCATTGGCGGCCTGGGCGAAACGCCCTGCTTCAAGGCCACGATAGACCGGCAAGCCCGTTTGCGAGTTCCAGACCACATCGGCAAAGAAGGATGGCAGCAGCGCCTTCGACGCCTTTGAAGCGACAGCGGGATTGGCAATGCCCTGGAAGCCTTCGAGCGTTGCGATAGTTGGAGTATTGCGTATTTGCTTGGCGAGGATGTGAGCTTCGACCGCCGCCAACCTAGATGCGTCCACCTTAGCCCAATCACCGTTGCGATAGGTTACCTCGTGGCCACCGAGCGTGGATGGGTCGGGGACGCCGAAAAAATGCTGGACGTCAGGGATGCCTGCCTTCTCCAGCGTCATCTCCACCGGAACATGACCGATCACATGCATGTCTCGGGCGTCGGCAGCAGCGATGAGCGCGCGGATCAATGATGGGGTCAGTCCCTCATACGCCTTGACGCATGAGTTGCCCCCTTCGGCGATTGCGGCGACCGCCCGTTCTGCATCGGCCGCCGTTTCGACCAGCAACGTATTTGGCCAGACCTTCTTGCCCTTCGACACGAAGGGACCGCAGGAGACCATATTCGGAAACGGGCTGCCTTCGCTGATCAGTTGCCTTGCCGCAGGATCCGCGGTGCCGTCGATATCGCCCGCGCTGCGAATGGTGGTCACCCCATGCGACAAGTGCAAAAGCCCATAGTGCTGGGTCAGCTTGAGCAGGTTGTCGCCCGGCAGGTGGGTATGCATGTCGACAAAGCCGGGGAGGACAAATTTGCCCCGGTATTCGGCCAGGACGGGCATGTTCGCCGTGCTGGTGCCCAGTCCGAGCCGCCCGGCCGCAACCTCGATCCTGGCCTGTGGGGTTCGATCCAGCATCGGATTGATGATGGTCACTTCGTCGAGTGCGAAGGCCTCATGAGAGGGGGCCGGGGCCGTGGGTATTCGGAAGACAAAGAGCCATAGGCCCACGAGCAGAAGCGCCAGGACGCCCAGCCCGATGAGCGAGCGCCGGTAGAGAACTCTCATTTCTTGTCGTCCTTCAATGCGCGAAGTTCCGCCTGGTCCAGCGGGACTGCCTGTCCATTGTCGTCGACGAGCCCAATTCTCAGTCGCTCGCCAGTCTGCCTGTTCACCAGCCTGGTAAACGGCTCGTCGTCACGCAGGACGTTGTCCCCCCACTCCTTCATCGCGAGGACGACGGGCAACAAGGCGCGGCCGGCTTCGGTCAGTTGGTAGGCTTCGCGTGTGCGCTCGGTTTCCACCTTATAGGGAACGCGCTCGAGAATGCCGCTTTCGACCAGCATTGCGAGGCGCTTCTGCAGGGTCGCCGGGGGGACACCGAGATCCGCCCGGATATCGCCAAAGCAGGAGACGCCATAGAAGACCTCACGCAGGACCAGCAGCGTCCATTTGTCTCCTAACAGCTTCGCTGAAATTGCCATGCCGCAGTCCGACGTAGCAATGGGGGCACGCTGGCGCGGTGGCGGGTTCGAATCAAACTTCATTTTTTGAATTTAGCTTTCGCCCCGGCTGACGTCAATTAATGAAGTCAGCGGGGTACAAGCCTAACCTACGGGCGGCGTCGTTCGCCTGCGTCCAGGCCCCTAGCCACGCCAAAGCGCGGCAGGTTCCGCGCGCCCTTCGAGCCAATGACTCCCTCGCCCTCGGCAAGCCCTTCGATGATTGGGCAGTCCGGCCGGTCGTCGCCGTGGCAATCGCGGGCAAGCGTTTCCAACGTGTCGATCATCTGACTCAGCTCGACCTGTTTCGCCTTCAGGCGCTCGACGTGACCCAATGCCAGCGACTTCACATCGGCGCTCGATCGCTCTCGATCCGACCAAAGCGCGAGGAGGTCCCCGATCTGTTCGACCGTGAAGCCCAGGTCCCTCGCGCGGCGAATGAAATGCAGCCGATAGACATCGCTCTGGTCGTAGTCGCGATAGCCGCTGTCCCGCCGCGCAGCCTTGGGAATCAAGCCGGTCTGCTCATAATAACGGATCATCTTCGCGCTCACTCCCGAAGCGCGCGACGCTTGCCCAATGTTCATTGCGGTTCTCCCGTCTTCATCGCTTATCCGATCAAACCGCCTGTGGCCTCAAGCCGGAATCAAGCGAACTATGTCCTTCCACCTGACCGCCCGGTCGTTGCCGGGTACTTTCGATCCCAATCACGCTCTTGAAACGCTTGAGCCGCAGAGCGTTGGAGAGGACGAACACGCTCGAGAGAGCCATGGCGCCTGCGGCGAAAACCGGTGTGAGCAGAATGCCTCCGGCCGGATAGAGTACGCCTGCTGCCACAGGGACCAGCGCGGCATTGTAAGCGAAGGCCCAGAACAGGTTCTCCTTGATGTTGCGGATCGTCGCTTGCGACAGCGCGATTGCGTTCACCACGCCGCGCAGGTCCCCAGACATGAGGACGACATCCGCAGTTTCGATCGCCACGTCCGTACCGGTGCCGATCGCCAGCCCCACATCGGCTTCTGCAAGCGCGGGGGCATCGTTGATGCCGTCACCGACAAAGGCAGCCATGCGGCCTCCTTCGCGCAGACGCTTCAGGGCATCGACCTTTCCTTCCGGCAGCACTTCCGCGATGACTTCGTCGATACCCAGTTGACGGGCCACGGCCTCGGCGGTTGCGCGGTTGTCGCCGGTGATCATCGCGACCATTAGGCCTAGTTCATGCAATGCTTCTATGGCTGCAGGAGAGGTTTCCCGGATCGGGTCGGCCACCGCAATGATCGCTGCAAGTTGCCCATCGATAGCGGCGTAGAGCGGCGATTTTCCTTCGGCTCCCAGCCGTTGGGCCTCGGCACCGAAGACTGCCAGGTCGATTCCCAGCCTTTCCATGTATCGATCCGCACCAACCATCACGGACCTTTGATCAATCTTGGCCGAGACGCCGTAGCCTGGTGTCGCTTGGAATTCGCGGATCGTGTGGCTGGCCAGTTCGCGCTCCCGCGCGGCTGCCACGATGGCTTCCGCTATCGGATGCTCCGATTGTGTCTCGACCGCAGCGACGAGGGCCAGGGTTTCGTCGGAATCGAAGCCGGGCGCGGTGCGGAAGTCGGTCAGATGGGGGCGACCCATCGTCAGGGTTCCCGTCTTGTCGAGCGCGACGACTTCAACCGAACGAAGCGACTGCAGTGCTTCACCCTTGCGGAAAAGGATGCCCAGCTCTGCCGCGCGCCCTGTCCCAACCATGATCGATGTCGGAGTGGCCAGCCCCATCGCACAGGGGCAAGCGATGATCAGCACCGCAACTGCGTTGACCAGCGCAAAAGTGAGCGCAGGCTCTGGGCCGAAGATGAGCCACACGAGAAAGGTGAGCGAGGCTGCTGCCATGACCGCCGGGACGAACCAGGAAGTAACCTTGTCGACCATCGCCTGGATTGGGAGCTTTGCGCCTTGCGCTTGCTCAACCATGCGGATGATTTGTGCGAGCATGGTTTCCGCACCGACTTTG from Erythrobacter mangrovi encodes:
- the cueR gene encoding Cu(I)-responsive transcriptional regulator, with amino-acid sequence MNIGQASRASGVSAKMIRYYEQTGLIPKAARRDSGYRDYDQSDVYRLHFIRRARDLGFTVEQIGDLLALWSDRERSSADVKSLALGHVERLKAKQVELSQMIDTLETLARDCHGDDRPDCPIIEGLAEGEGVIGSKGARNLPRFGVARGLDAGERRRP
- a CDS encoding winged helix-turn-helix transcriptional regulator yields the protein MKFDSNPPPRQRAPIATSDCGMAISAKLLGDKWTLLVLREVFYGVSCFGDIRADLGVPPATLQKRLAMLVESGILERVPYKVETERTREAYQLTEAGRALLPVVLAMKEWGDNVLRDDEPFTRLVNRQTGERLRIGLVDDNGQAVPLDQAELRALKDDKK
- a CDS encoding amidohydrolase family protein, with amino-acid sequence MRVLYRRSLIGLGVLALLLVGLWLFVFRIPTAPAPSHEAFALDEVTIINPMLDRTPQARIEVAAGRLGLGTSTANMPVLAEYRGKFVLPGFVDMHTHLPGDNLLKLTQHYGLLHLSHGVTTIRSAGDIDGTADPAARQLISEGSPFPNMVSCGPFVSKGKKVWPNTLLVETAADAERAVAAIAEGGNSCVKAYEGLTPSLIRALIAAADARDMHVIGHVPVEMTLEKAGIPDVQHFFGVPDPSTLGGHEVTYRNGDWAKVDASRLAAVEAHILAKQIRNTPTIATLEGFQGIANPAVASKASKALLPSFFADVVWNSQTGLPVYRGLEAGRFAQAANALVLKQRLVKRLSDKGATLHIGTDAGQPFTAPGWSFWREMRLFEQAGITPEQVLAYATNVAGASLGNEAGRIAQGSQADLLIFAQDPTKSLDALDSLEAVVVRGKLYTRAELEQALRRSLRHYEAWPLRAIARKAAQKTVDEAARNF
- a CDS encoding outer membrane protein, yielding MRWRFFWTGSAHAEDFTGPRIEARAGWDRASPGDKQSSVDGISYGIAAGYDIALTDSLIAGLEAGVDLFNNDTSWVSGTTAFESSAKRDIEFAGRIGTGLGENFLVYAKAGYSNARFEETMTVGGTTGNSRTELSTNLDGIRVGAGLETKLDDGIYAKTEYRYTNYEQGVSRHQVVAAIGLRF
- a CDS encoding heavy metal translocating P-type ATPase — protein: MRSDGTAIRLPEGINPQSSKLSVPVEGMTCASCVVHVEKAIAQVPDVLGVTVNLATGRADIALAGPLDPAPIVNAVHGAGYSVPEINAELIVEGMTCASCVSHVERAIRTVPGVTAASVNLATERASITYHEGLASLEDIERAIRKAGYQPKRTEREQAGEDRERAAREKEMSDLRLALATAGLLAFPVFVLEMGSHLVPSVHHLVMTTIGQQTSWVFQFVLTTAVLFGPGMRFFRKGIPAILRGTPDMNSLVTVGTGAAWSYSVVATFLPSVLPAGTVNVYFEAAAVIVALILLGRYLEAKAKGRTSEAIKRLVGLQARTARVSRNGEAVELPISEVLPGDKILVRPGEKIPVDGKVVEGQSYVDESMITGEPLPVAKVVGSTVVGGTINTSGAFSFRVTKVGAETMLAQIIRMVEQAQGAKLPIQAMVDKVTSWFVPAVMAAASLTFLVWLIFGPEPALTFALVNAVAVLIIACPCAMGLATPTSIMVGTGRAAELGILFRKGEALQSLRSVEVVALDKTGTLTMGRPHLTDFRTAPGFDSDETLALVAAVETQSEHPIAEAIVAAARERELASHTIREFQATPGYGVSAKIDQRSVMVGADRYMERLGIDLAVFGAEAQRLGAEGKSPLYAAIDGQLAAIIAVADPIRETSPAAIEALHELGLMVAMITGDNRATAEAVARQLGIDEVIAEVLPEGKVDALKRLREGGRMAAFVGDGINDAPALAEADVGLAIGTGTDVAIETADVVLMSGDLRGVVNAIALSQATIRNIKENLFWAFAYNAALVPVAAGVLYPAGGILLTPVFAAGAMALSSVFVLSNALRLKRFKSVIGIESTRQRPGGQVEGHSSLDSGLRPQAV